The Desulfitobacterium chlororespirans DSM 11544 sequence GCATCGCAGCCGGGATGCGCAAAGGCAGCGTCTTTGACAAAATGGTTAAGACCTTTTGCCTATGCCTGCAATCGGCTCCGACCTTCTGGCTCGGCCTGCTCATACTCAGCCTTTTTGCCGTTACTTTGGGATGGTTCCCCATCGGCATGGCCGCTCCCATGGGCAAGCTTGCCTCAGACGTGACCCTGGGAGACCGGGCCTACCACCTGGTGCTGCCGGCACTCACCCTTACTGTTGTCAGTATCAGCAAAATCACCCTTTACACGAGGCAAAAACTGATTGAAACCATGGGCAGCGACTATATTCTGTTCGCAAAAGCAAGAGGTGAAAGCGATGGGCAGCTTGTCACCCGCCATGTGCTCAGGAATATCGCTTTGCCGGCTATTACCATACAATTTGCCTCTTTCAGTGAACTGTTCGGAGGCATGGCGCTGGCCGAAACCGTGTTTGCCTATCCGGGCATCGGTACCGCCACTACCGCCGCCGCCCTCAACGGCGACGTTCCGCTGCTGCTGGGCATCGCCATCTTCAGTGCCTTGTTTGTTTTTTCAGGGAACCTGATCGCGAATGTCCTGTACGGGGTGCTGGATCCAAGAGTGAAGGAGGGCGGCGACTATGTATGACAACAAGCTTACGCCTGTCGGAAAACTTGGACTGCCAGAGATCAATATAAGGACCAAAATGCTTTTTTTAATTATTATTTCCGCCATCTATTTATTCGGCATTCTTATTTGGGGCTTTTTCATGGACGAGTCCCTGTATGCGGTCAGTTATACTCACAAATTTATCCCTCCCGGCCTGGAGCATCTTTTCGGCACGGATTTCATGGGCAGGGACATGTTTTACCGCAGCATTAAAGGGCTGTCCACAAGCCTTGTCATCGGAGTGCTTGCCTCCACCGTCAGTTCGATTCTGGCTCTGCTGCTGGGGATAGCCGCGGCGACCATAGGCGGGAAATTCGACAGGTTTGTCACTTGGTGCGTCGATTGCTGCATGGGTCTGCCCCATCTGGTCCTGCTGTTACTGATCTCCTTCATGCTGGGCCGCGGAGTGAAAGGCGTGGCGATAGCCGTTGCTCTGACCCACTGGCCGGAGCTTACCAGGATCGTACGTGCCGAAGTTCTGCAGATTCGCTCCTCCCAGTATGTGCAGTTATCCTATAAGGCGGGAAAGTCACGCTTCTGGGTCGCCAAGGAACATATGGTCCCTCATGTGCTCCCCACCTATTTGATCGGGCTGGTTCTGCTGTTTCCCCATGCTATTATGCATGAGGCTGCACTCACCTTTTTGGGCTTCGGCCTGCCTGCGGAATCCCCTGCAATCGGAGCAATTCTATCGGAGGCGATGGTTCATATCGCCACGGGTAAATGGTGGCTTGCCCTGTTCCCCGGCCTGTTGCTCTTGATCGCGGTCATTCTGTTTGACGTTATCGGCGAAAATCTTAAAAAGCTGCTGAATCCCAACAGCGGTAATGAGTAAAGTGGCGAAGAGGTGAGGTGTATCATGCAACTTGAAGCAAAAGACATTTATTTTCGTTATACGAGCAAAACGGCACCCATACTCAGTCAGGTGGATTTCACATTAAAAGAAGGGGAAAAGCTGGCCTTGGTCGGCCCTTCGGGCTGCGGTAAAAGCACCCTTGCCAAAATCCTGGCCGGATATATCAAGCCATCCGGCGGTACGGTACTGCTGGATGGCAGGTCCCTCCCTGATCAAGGCTATTCTCCTGTCCAGATGATCTATCAGCATCCTGAACTGGCGGTCAATCCAAGATGGAAAATGTCCAAAATCATCCATGAATGCTGGACCCCCAACAAGGAACTTCTCAAGGACATGGGCATTGAGAAGGAATGGATGTCCCGCTGGCCCACAGAGCTGTCAGGAGGCGAGCTTCAGAGATTTTGCGTCCTACGGGCCCTTGGACCGGAGACAAGGTTTTTGATTTGTGATGAGATAACCACTATGCTGGACGTTATTACCCAGGCACAGCTATGGCAGATCATTTTGGACATTGCTGAAAAGAACAGGTTGGGCTTGATCGTCGTGACCCATAATAACTATCTGGCGGATAAGGTCTGCGATAGAATCGTAAAGCTAACGGATATCAATCATGTCTGAAAATTTTCCTCGCCGGGCCATGGAAGTTTTAAGTGCTGCAGACATATCATAGTATCAACAGTGCCGGGCAAATGTTGAAACCGGGGCGCAGGCTGCCGGTGAATCCACTTTCCTTCAGCCTGCCCCAGCTCTCCATCATTTAAGCCGACACTGCCCCCTTACCCTTGGGGAGGATCGTAAAGGTCATTGATAATGGTGTCAATGACCTTTATATCCCTTACTCCTGTAAGGGTACCGTGGGCCGTGAGAAATATCCCGCCGGCAATCAGCGAATTCATGACACTCATAGCTTCCGCCAGCTGAAGATCCTCCCGCGGTTGGGGAACCGCCAGCGTGAATGTTTTTCCCTCGCTGGTTACAAAGGACAATCTCCCTGCCCTGTTCGTAGTCACAGCCAAGCTAAACACCTCCCTTTTTTTAAAATTTACTTGCACTATGACTCATCACTACGCGTCTATCAACTCCTCTGTTCTGCGGATATAGACTTCCAGAAGCTCATACTCGGACAAGCTGAAGATGGCGTGTGCCGCCTCATGCATCGCTTGTTCAGATGCATTGTAGTCTATATTGCTCAGAGTTCTCTGCCTAGTGATCGGCGCACCGCCGGGGCTAAGACCGGTCTGATAGACCAAGACCAGAGCAGCTCCGGACGGTTCGGCAACTACGGGCATAGAAAACACCTCCTTTCGGCCCAGGGTGACAGACTTGGTCTGTCCCCTACCAACATACTATGGCTTGGGCCGGCAGAAGGTTCCATTCTCAGCGCATAATTTTAAGAGGCTTTTTAGCGGGGGGCCATTCCTTAATCGTTTCGGCTATGGTCTCCAGCAACTTCTGAGCCTCTTTTCTCTTTTCCTCTTTCATCTCCTCATCAATATACGTGAGGTTGGTAAGGGCCGTGGTCAGCTCAAAGAAGGCCGTGCTGATGGTTTTACAACAGTTATCACAGCGTCCCACATACTTGGCAACAGCGTTGGGGTCAATTTCCGTGGGCAGGTTGTGGGTCGGCAAGGGGGTATCATTTAGCTGGGGGGTATTGCTTGCTTGAGCAGTACTGTTTGCCTGGGGGATATTACTTGTTTGGGCGGTACTGCTGACTGGGGAATCCGCGCCGACAGAGTCCCCTTCCCCCTGAACACTTCCCGTATTCTCAGGGTGCAGGAAAGATTTAGCCTGTTCCTTTTTTATTTTGGTGAGGGTGCTGCCAATCAGCTCCAGCCCTTTTTTGAGAACCTGATTCTCCTGAAAGGCCCGCTCCCCTTCCTGTTTGGCCTGGTCTCTGTCTTTGAGAGCCTGCTGCAACTCCTGTTTTGTCATACCAGCCACATCGTTCTGAGCCAAAAATTCCTGCCGCTCCTCTTCGGGTAAACCCAGCA is a genomic window containing:
- a CDS encoding DUF3102 domain-containing protein, with amino-acid sequence MNDCATERTPLVIAAEINMITHQTKKILLASAVEIGRRLKEAKSLLNHGEWGKWLEESVGYSQSTANRLMKLYEEYGTSFLDEPSMSNCAPVRNLTYTQALLLLGLPEEERQEFLAQNDVAGMTKQELQQALKDRDQAKQEGERAFQENQVLKKGLELIGSTLTKIKKEQAKSFLHPENTGSVQGEGDSVGADSPVSSTAQTSNIPQANSTAQASNTPQLNDTPLPTHNLPTEIDPNAVAKYVGRCDNCCKTISTAFFELTTALTNLTYIDEEMKEEKRKEAQKLLETIAETIKEWPPAKKPLKIMR
- a CDS encoding DUF2922 domain-containing protein → MAVTTNRAGRLSFVTSEGKTFTLAVPQPREDLQLAEAMSVMNSLIAGGIFLTAHGTLTGVRDIKVIDTIINDLYDPPQG
- a CDS encoding ABC transporter ATP-binding protein, giving the protein MQLEAKDIYFRYTSKTAPILSQVDFTLKEGEKLALVGPSGCGKSTLAKILAGYIKPSGGTVLLDGRSLPDQGYSPVQMIYQHPELAVNPRWKMSKIIHECWTPNKELLKDMGIEKEWMSRWPTELSGGELQRFCVLRALGPETRFLICDEITTMLDVITQAQLWQIILDIAEKNRLGLIVVTHNNYLADKVCDRIVKLTDINHV
- a CDS encoding DUF1659 domain-containing protein, whose product is MPVVAEPSGAALVLVYQTGLSPGGAPITRQRTLSNIDYNASEQAMHEAAHAIFSLSEYELLEVYIRRTEELIDA
- a CDS encoding ABC transporter permease, whose product is MYDNKLTPVGKLGLPEINIRTKMLFLIIISAIYLFGILIWGFFMDESLYAVSYTHKFIPPGLEHLFGTDFMGRDMFYRSIKGLSTSLVIGVLASTVSSILALLLGIAAATIGGKFDRFVTWCVDCCMGLPHLVLLLLISFMLGRGVKGVAIAVALTHWPELTRIVRAEVLQIRSSQYVQLSYKAGKSRFWVAKEHMVPHVLPTYLIGLVLLFPHAIMHEAALTFLGFGLPAESPAIGAILSEAMVHIATGKWWLALFPGLLLLIAVILFDVIGENLKKLLNPNSGNE
- a CDS encoding ABC transporter permease, which translates into the protein MTSTKHMVSILVRMVLLLMAVCVIAFVLITNSPIDPLVSYIGTNSTLSEEAKQEISDYWGLNDPLPERFSAWTANVLQGDFGDSITYKKPVRDVIWERFSYSAVLMLVAWAASGVLGFLIGIAAGMRKGSVFDKMVKTFCLCLQSAPTFWLGLLILSLFAVTLGWFPIGMAAPMGKLASDVTLGDRAYHLVLPALTLTVVSISKITLYTRQKLIETMGSDYILFAKARGESDGQLVTRHVLRNIALPAITIQFASFSELFGGMALAETVFAYPGIGTATTAAALNGDVPLLLGIAIFSALFVFSGNLIANVLYGVLDPRVKEGGDYV